One stretch of Novosphingobium pentaromativorans US6-1 DNA includes these proteins:
- a CDS encoding flagellar basal body-associated FliL family protein, with translation MSKSGKEEKPAKSKGKLGLILGAVGLLAVGGGGMFGLVQAGVIGGGHHEAKQDNNPKLIRKGEVDPYAPVSGKKEEGGAAEVDGEGGDEYRTAYYTFSEEFTSNLKNSDAMVQMALACSTRRDGRVLMWLKKHELAIRSQLLTIIADTPEENVYTMAGKEQLQKRMTAAINKVLTQKEGFGGVDAVYFRSFIVQ, from the coding sequence ATGAGCAAATCCGGCAAGGAAGAAAAGCCAGCCAAGAGCAAGGGCAAGCTCGGCCTGATCCTGGGCGCGGTGGGCCTTCTGGCCGTGGGCGGCGGCGGCATGTTCGGCCTGGTGCAGGCCGGCGTGATCGGCGGCGGCCATCACGAAGCCAAGCAGGACAACAATCCCAAGCTGATCCGCAAGGGCGAAGTCGACCCTTACGCGCCGGTCAGCGGCAAGAAGGAGGAAGGCGGCGCCGCGGAAGTCGATGGCGAAGGCGGCGACGAATATCGCACCGCCTACTACACCTTCTCCGAGGAATTCACCTCGAACCTCAAGAACTCCGACGCGATGGTGCAGATGGCACTGGCCTGCTCTACCCGCCGCGACGGCCGCGTGCTGATGTGGCTGAAGAAGCATGAACTGGCGATCCGCTCGCAGCTTCTCACCATCATCGCCGACACGCCCGAAGAGAACGTCTACACGATGGCCGGCAAGGAACAGCTGCAGAAGCGCATGACCGCCGCGATCAACAAGGTCCTCACCCAGAAGGAAGGCTTCGGCGGCGTCGACGCCGTCTACTTCCGCAGCTTCATCGTCCAGTGA